The following DNA comes from Poecilia reticulata strain Guanapo linkage group LG5, Guppy_female_1.0+MT, whole genome shotgun sequence.
GCTTGTTTTGAACATGGTCACAATGACACGCCCTCTTTTCACCTGTACGCCAACACGACATCTTCAGTTGTTCAGTTTTGGGAGTAGGTATCAAGAAGTGAAACATTATTAAACATTATCTTCTGTTTGTGCGGATTACTGAATAAAGTCTGTCACAGGAGGAGAATATTGGGGCTGTCCGATGGAATTGACAACATCGGAAGTGTTCGTTGGGATCTGGCTCTTTGTCTGCTTCTTGCTTGGGTGTTGTGTTATTTCTGCGTCTGGAATGGAGTTAAATCCACAGGAAAGGTACAGTACAGAACCAACagatttcctttcatttctgaTTTCTTGTCATCTTGTCCTCACAGTCACTGTGATCTTTGTGCATTAGGTGGTGTATTTCACAGCTACATTTCCATACGTGATGCTGGCAGTGTTGCTTGTCCGTGGTCTGACATTACCAGGAGCAAAAGACGGCATTCTTTTCTACCTCTATCCTGACCCGTCCCGCCTCGCTGACCCAGAGGTACCATTTTAAATCTGTAGCTGTTCTCTGTCTTCTAAGACTTAATTCATGAATATTTGgttttctctctattttttgtAGCAAATGTAATCAATTCTCCACATTTAAAATCCATATGAATCAAAAGTATTTTGCAAAAGGACCATAATTCTGGGAATCCTGGCATACCGTGTTACTAATATGCAAATGTAAAGATAGTTTTCTTCTAGGATTTTGTGGTAATAAGGGAAGGGCATAAAGTGCAGCTGTACCAATAAAATGGGCATTGAAGGCCGGTGACTCAATAAATGTTCTCACAGGTCATGTCAAAACGTTTATGCTGTATATAAATACATTCAAGCCCTGGCTTGTTTGCATGTTTatcaaaaacttgttttcacaGCACTCCTTCTTCTACATAAATGTGACTAAATATTAGTGACACTCCTATTGGATGTCATAAGTATTAAGACATGCAGcatgaaactttcaaaattcCCTAGATGCAGTAATATTATTACACTTTGAGATTTTCCAAATTTTATAGCAACGTAAGTTAATTTTAAGGGTTGTAATtggacagaccaacacaaagtagtgcttGTTTGCGAAATAGTAACAAAATTATGCATCCAGATCCCTCTCTGCTCACATACCTCTAAATTAATGtcagtataaatacagctgttccgTGAAGATGTCTGAGTTTTGTTACagaacataaaagtaaaaaaaaacaaaaaacaaacaaaaaacaaaaacaatgtaaactAAAGAACTAAGTGAAACAATCAGGTTTATATACTGGACATGTTTAAAGAAGGCAAAGGTGGGGAAAGTTCTGTTTTGGTGGTTTAATGGGGGTGGGTAGACCTTTTTGGtatatcattttttaaattgaatgagATATGCACACTTAGGTCCtaataacacaacaaaatgtacaCTTTCAGGTGTGGATGGATGCAGGCAGCCAAATTTTCTACTCCTATGGAGTTTGCACAGGTGTTCTGACATCTTTGGGAAGttacaacaaatacaacaacaacTGTTACAGgtagatgtgatttttttcactcagcatataattatttcacaatgtcATAATTAACACTATTTCTTTACACTTCCTCCAAATAGGGATTGTATTTATCTATGCCTGCTGAACAGTTTAACCAGTTTTGTAGCTGGCTTTGCTATTTTCTCTGTGCTCGGTTTTATGGCAAAAGAGCAGAATGTGGAAATTTCCATGGTGGCTGAATCAGGTACTGGAAGTTGATGATTTATGTTTATCAGAGATTCCAAGTAATAGAGATAAAGCATACTAAAGAAACTTTGTGATGTCATCTAACAGGCCCAGGCTTGGCATTCATTGCTTATCCTCGCGCTGTGGCTTTAATGCCTCTGCCTCAGCTTTGggcaatatttttctttgttatgaTCATCTTCTTGGGATTAGATAGTCAGGTAGGAAACATAGcaattttttacttaaatctgAAACTCTTATACGAACGTACAGCTGTAATTTTACTGAACAATATCTCTTACCTCAACAGTTTGTATATCAGGAGTCCTTGGTTACAACCATCTCCGACATGTATCCCTTCTTCTTTCAAAAAAGCCTTCTACGTAGATTACTTCTTCTCACAGTTTGTGCTGGAGGTTTCCTGGTTGGTCTTGTGATGGTAACTGAGGTGAGTGGTTTGAACAGTTAATCCTTTATCTATTGTATGAACAGATGCAAACAAAGCTGAATTTACTTCAAAATACGATAAAAAACGAATCAGAATCTTGACAGATGCTCGAGATTGTGACAttgaaaatattgatatatgTACTGTTATGAAAACAAGTCTTCTATTTTCTTTCTAGTCCAACAAAGTGATCAGTTCATATGATTTGAATCGTATGAACCACCAAATTTGGTGTCCACACCTCAAGTAGGGCCCTAAATACAAAACTCAACTCTGGTTTGGCATCTTGCGAGTTTTAGTTATTTATCAAATTGAgcgatttaaacaaaaaaatgttctcaaccATTAAAAACTCACAAGCCTCATTCAATAAACTGTAACAAAATGATTGACTTGAGATGATGTGTGTTGATTTGAATTTTCAATGACTAGattaatgacaataaaacaaaaaaaaagtaataagacATTGATATTAAGTGACAACAtctttggaaataaaagtaACATTGTACATAACATGGCCAATGAAAGGGATTACAGGGGTTAGGTTAAGTATCTGAACCACTCATAAATAGATTAAATCTATTCTTATGCACAGTAAAAACCGTCTTTGCACTATAACAGTAGCTAATATCTACAGTTTTCCTTATTTCCACTATTGGGG
Coding sequences within:
- the slc6a22.2 gene encoding solute carrier family 6 member 22, tandem duplicate 2 isoform X2; translated protein: MEETSLGQFTSQGGITCWRNMCPLFEGLGYGSQVVVLYTGVYYIVILAWTFLYLFSSFRTELPWVSCNNSWNTVACFEHGHNDTPSFHLYANTTSSVVQFWERRILGLSDGIDNIGSVRWDLALCLLLAWVLCYFCVWNGVKSTGKVVYFTATFPYVMLAVLLVRGLTLPGAKDGILFYLYPDPSRLADPEVWMDAGSQIFYSYGVCTGVLTSLGSYNKYNNNCYRDCIYLCLLNSLTSFVAGFAIFSVLGFMAKEQNVEISMVAESGPGLAFIAYPRAVALMPLPQLWAIFFFVMIIFLGLDSQFVYQESLVTTISDMYPFFFQKSLLRRLLLLTVCAGGFLVGLVMVTEGGLYVFQLFDYYACSGMTLLFFAILQSVCIGWVYGADRHYDNVKDMIGYRPWPFMKYCWRYITPAICTFTFLFSVIKHKPLKFNNTYEYPWWGYALGLFFTLSSTLLVPLWMLYAVSITPGTLTQRLKHLCTPAKNVPAGTIKKASNLEAFQSFTDFSTLRPANHPQETENTILRSSVV